CCGAATACAATGCTCTTTGGAGTGTAATATCTCACGTATATTCTTTGCATTTGTAGCTGCCAATGATATTACAACTGTAGAGTCCTTGCAATATAATTTTGTTACAATTGAAAGTGCCACAAACAAATTTTCAGAGGATAACAAGCTTGGTGAAGGAGGATTTGGTCAGGTTTACAAGGTATGCAATTAGAATACttaactaattttatttttattaccatGCTATATTACAGGGCAGTACTAGTTAAGCATAACAAATTAAACACATAAAAATGTGAGTAATTTAAAGTTCACAAGATTTTGATGttggaaattttcaaattatacaaAGTAAACTATTCTAAGGATTGGTTAAATTATATTCTCAGGGAACACTTCCTAATGGACAAGAAATAGCTGTGAAGAGGTTATCAAAAAGCTCAGGACAGGGTGCAGAACAATTTAAGAATGAGGTTGTAGTGGTAGCCCAGCTTCAACACAGAAATTTAGCAAGGCTATTGGGTTTTTGCTTGCAAGGAGAAGAAAAGATACTTGTTTATGAATTTGTGCCCAACAAGAGTCTTGACTATATTCTATATGGTCTGTCCATTTGAACATATGTTTAATAGTCTTATGTCATTATGATAACAAATTAGTAATCAAGAATCATTTGTTTAAGCTTTTGTTCCTAACATGAAGTAatttttgatgaacttgtagaCCCAACAAAACAGGGACTACTGGATTGGTCAAGACGTTACAAGATAATAGGCGGGATTGCTCGAGGAATCCAATATCTACATGAAGATTCTCGACTTCGAATTATACATCGCGATCTCAAAGCTAGCAATGTATTGTTGGATGCAGATatgaacccaaaaatttcagattttggcaTGGCAAGGATATTTGGAGTTGATCAAACTCAAGGAAACACAAGTAGAATTGTGGGGACATAGTAAGTTCTGACATTTTTTGCATTACATCATTTCTGAAACCAGTCAGGAGTCAGCTATGAACTCAACTTAAATAATTAGATTCATCAGAATAAGGTTATTGACTTTTTATTAACTCTGTTATGTTCTTGGTGATGCCTTGTAGTGGTTATATGTCTCCAGAGTATGCAATGCATGGGGAATTCTCTGTGAAGTCGGATGTATATAGCTTTGGTGTCTTGGTTCTAGAGATTATCACTGGCAAGAAGAATAGTAATTTCTATGAATCAGAAGTTGCTGAGGACCTCTTGAGTTATGTAAGTGTGAAATTGATGTTGTAAATATTTTCCCATTAAATGTCTATATCATCTTCTCCAAGTTGCTTAGAAGAGAAGTGTGGCATTCTGAACACAACATGATAAATTGGTGCAGGTTTGGATACATTGGAGGGATGGTAGGCCTTTGGAATTGTTGGATCCAGCTTTGGGAGATTCCTTTTCTAGAGATGAAGTCATGAGATGCATCCATATTGGTTTATTATGTGTTCAAGAAGATCCAGCTGACAGACCCACCATGGCGACGATAGTTCTCACACTTACAAGCGGCTCAGTTTCACTGCAAGCACCTCAACAGCCAGCATTTTTTGCCAAAACAGACACAAACATCCCAATAAAGGGCCTGGAGTCATCAGATCAATCTACAAGCAAGTCAATGCCATGGTCTGTTAATGAAGCATCCATTACTGAATTAGACCCTCGATAGTTATATTTCCAACTTAAGTCTCTGTTTACCAAGTGATGAATTGAGTTATGGTTCCATATGACATTTGCTTATGGATAGAAATTCAATATGTTTAGAGTATCCAGTAGTTCAGTTGGAACAACCATCCAAATCCTCTGTACGTTTGGTGTACATTATAGTTTTTGCTCTGAAGATGAATAAATGGGATGGGCGTCAATCATTTAAGAATGTTGCAATTAAAGTCAATAGTTTCCAAAACTATTTCATTTTGAATAAGTTAAAAAACAACGAGGCTCTTGGAATCTGCAGTCCCATTCTTTTggcaaataaaataacataaaataaatatggtgaaatgaaataaataccagagatcaaaatatgcaagaaaatattaaatatctCCAATTTCTAGAACACGTAATAGTCCAGTTAAGCTAATCAACTGCTACCGAAAGTATCAAAAACTTGTGGCTTTTTAGTACCACCAAAAGCTACAGTCgttatctttctctttctttcgttcttttgtttttatacttGTTTCTCAACACGTTCTGGCAGAATAGTCAAAACTGTCTTGCTCATGATCCGGTGCAATTGCACCACCATGCAATTAATCCTCTTCTATTTTACAACagttttttacataaatttgatAGTAATTTAAAGTAAATTTGattcaaaatttatgaaaaacataaaaatttatataaaaaattaaaaatatttttgtttccataaattttcttaaaaaataatttttaaata
The sequence above is drawn from the Castanea sativa cultivar Marrone di Chiusa Pesio chromosome 5, ASM4071231v1 genome and encodes:
- the LOC142636572 gene encoding cysteine-rich receptor-like protein kinase 10; its protein translation is MTSFNPFSLPILFFSILSLSFLSLITHAADPVFLEDVCANNTFSANSIYQTNLKSFLSSLDSNATRNIEFFNTTTGQNTSDPVYGLFNCRGDVTPQLCRDCVNAAVKVLTSKCSREKVALTYYDECIVRYSNRSFFSTVDEKPRLGLLNTQNVTDQDKFNRLLNTSMLELATETSDFPTGSKKFGTKQVNISAFQTLYNLAQCTPDLSSTDCKTCLQDAVKLLPWCCSGKQGGRIVFPSCNVRYELYPFYTLAATAPTPSPGVQSPPPPSPSSVSGPKDKSKLSTSKIIAIVAPISASVVLFIVGCCFLIRRGKKYNAVDGENAANDITTVESLQYNFVTIESATNKFSEDNKLGEGGFGQVYKGTLPNGQEIAVKRLSKSSGQGAEQFKNEVVVVAQLQHRNLARLLGFCLQGEEKILVYEFVPNKSLDYILYDPTKQGLLDWSRRYKIIGGIARGIQYLHEDSRLRIIHRDLKASNVLLDADMNPKISDFGMARIFGVDQTQGNTSRIVGTYGYMSPEYAMHGEFSVKSDVYSFGVLVLEIITGKKNSNFYESEVAEDLLSYVWIHWRDGRPLELLDPALGDSFSRDEVMRCIHIGLLCVQEDPADRPTMATIVLTLTSGSVSLQAPQQPAFFAKTDTNIPIKGLESSDQSTSKSMPWSVNEASITELDPR